Proteins from a single region of Macaca thibetana thibetana isolate TM-01 chromosome 4, ASM2454274v1, whole genome shotgun sequence:
- the BAG6 gene encoding large proline-rich protein BAG6 isoform X8, whose translation MLKCLRMRSATHAGVVRSPGRRRRRLLWVLGSLPPRPAPARLALRNSLFGAADFLVVPHKSKAWGPGGSRKYRLEIPKYYRETEVAVGGRDLSAMEPNDSTSTSVEEPDSLEVLVKTLDSQTRTFIVGAQMNVKEFKEHIAASVSIPSEKQRLIYQGRVLQDDKKLQEYNVGGKVIHLVERAPPQTQLPSGASSGTGSASATHGGGPSPGTRGPGASVHDRNANSYVMVGTFNLPSDGSAVDVHINMEQAPIQSEPRVRLVMAQHMIRDIQTLLSRMECRGGPQPQHSQPPPQPPAVTQEPVALSSQTSEPVESEAPPREPMEAEEVEERAPAQNPELTPGPAPAGPTPAPETNAPNHPSPAEYVEVLQELQRLESRLQPFLQRYYEVLGAAATTDYNNNHEGREEDQRLINLVGESLRLLGNTFVALSDLRCNLACAPPRHLHVVRPMSHYTTPMVLQQAAIPIQINVGTTVTMTGNGTRPPPTPNAEAPPPGPGQASSTAPSSTNVESSTEGAPPPGPAPPPATSHPRVIRISHQSVEPVVMMHMNIQDSGTQPGGVPSAPTGPLGPPGHGQTLGSTLIQLPSLPPEFMHAVAHQITHQAMVAAVASAAAGQQVPGFPTAPTRVVIARPTPPQARPSHPGGPPVSGTLGAGLGTNASLAQMVSGLVGQLLMQPVLVAQGTPGMAPPPAPATASASAGTTNTATTAGPAPGGPAQPPPTPQPSTADLQFSQLLGNLLGPAGPGAGGPGVASPTITVAMPGVPAFLQGMTDFLQATQTAPPPPPPPPPPQPAPEQQTMPPPSSPSGGPGSPGGLGLESLSPEFFTSVVQGVLSSLLGSLGARAGSSESIAAFIQRLSGSSNIFEPGADGALGFFGALLSLLCQNFSMVDVVMLLHGHFQPLQRLQPQLRSFFHQHYLGGQEPTPSNIRMATHTLITGLEEYVRESFSLVQVQPGVDIIRTNLEFLQEQFNSIAAHVLHCTDSGFGARLLELCNQGLFECLALNLHCLGGQQMELAAVINGRIRRMSRGVNPSLVSWLTTMMGLRLQVVLEHMPVGPDAILRYVRRVGDPPQPLPEEPMEVQGAERASPEPQRENASPAPGTTAEEAMSRGPPPAPEGGSRDEQDGASAETEPWAAAVPPEWVPIIQQDIQSQRKVKPQPPLSDAYLSGMPAKRRKLRSDIQKRLQEDPNYSPQRFPNAHRAFADDP comes from the exons atGCTTAAGTGTCTACGCATGCGTAGTGCGACACACGCAGGCGTAGTACGGTCCCCCGGGcgacggcggcggcggctcctCTGGGTGCTCGGCTCCCTCCCACCTAGGCCGGCCCCGGCCCGACTCGCCCTCAGAAACTCACTGTTTGGGGCTGCGGACTTTCTCGTCGTGCCCCACAAAAGTAAAGCTTGGGGACCTGGGGGGAGCCGGAAGTATCGCCTCGAGATCCCCAAATACTATCGGGAAACGGAAGTGGCCGTCGGTGGCAG AGACCTGTCGGCCATGGAGCCTAATGATAGTACCAGTACCTCTGTGGAGGAGCCTGACAGCTTGGAGGTGCTGGTGAAGACGCTGGACTCTCAAACTCGGACCTTTATTGTGGGGGCCCAG ATGAATGTAAAAGAGTTTAAGGAGCATATTGCTGCCTCTGTCAGCATCCCGTCTGAAAAACAACGGCTCATTTACCAGGGACGAGTTCTGCAAGATGATAAGAAGCTCCAGGAATACA ATGTTGGGGGAAAGGTTATCCACCTGGTGGAACGGGCTCCTCCTCAGACTCAGCTCCCTTCTGGGGCATCTTCTGGGACGGGGTCTGCCTCAGCCACTCATGGTGGGGGACCCTCGCCTGGTACTCGGGGGCCTGGGGCCTCTGTTCATGACCGGAATGCCAACAGCTATGTCATGGTTGGAACCTTCAATCTTCCT AGTGACGGCTCTGCTGTGGATGTTCACATCAACATGGAACAGGCCCCGATTCAG AGTGAGCCCCGGGTACGGCTGGTGATGGCTCAACACATGATCAGGGATATACAGACCTTACTATCCCGGATGGAG TGTCGAGGAGGACCCCAACCGCAGCATAGTCAGCCACCCCCGCAGCCACCAGCTGTGACCCAGGAGCCAGTAGCCTTGAGCTCTCAAACATCAGAACCAGTTGAAAGTGAAGCACCTCCTCGGGAGCCCATGGAGGCAGAAGAAGTGGAGGAGCGTGCCCCAGCCCAGAACCCGGAGCTCACTCCTGGTCCAGCCCCAGCGGGCCCAACACCTGCCCCGGAAACAAACGCACCCAA CCATCCTTCCCCTGCGGAGTATGTGGAGGTGCTCCAAGAGCTCCAGCGGCTGGAGAGTCGCCTCCAGCCCTTCTTGCAGCGCTACTACGAGGTTCTGGGTGCTGCTGCCACCACGGACTATAATAACAAT CACGAGGGCCGGGAGGAGGATCAGCGGTTGATCAACTTGGTGGGGGAGAGCCTGCGACTGCTGGGCAACACCTTTGTTGCACTGTCTGACCTGCGCTGCAATCTGGCCTGTGCGCCCCCACGACACCTGCATGTAGTCCGGCCTATGTCTCACTACACCACCCCCATGGTGCTCCAGCAGGCAGCCATTCCCATACAG ATCAACGTGGGAACCACTGTGACCATGACAGGAAATGGGACTCGGCCCCCCCCAACTCCCAATGCGGAGGCACCTCCCCCTGGTCCTGGGCAGGCCTCGTCCACGGCTCCGTCTTCTACCAATGTCGAGTCCTCAACTGAGGGGGCTCCCCCTCCAGGTCCAGCTCCCCCGCCAGCCACCAGCCACCCGAGGGTCATCCGGATTTCCCACCAGAGCGTGGAACCCGTGGTCATGATGCACATGAACATTCAAG ATTCTGGCACACAACCTGGTGGTGTTCCGAGTGCTCCCACTGGCCCCCTGGGGCCCCCTGGTCATGGCCAAACCCTGG GCTCCACCCTCATCCAGCTGCCCTCCCTGCCCCCTGAGTTCATGCACGCCGTCGCCCACCAGATCACTCATCAGGCCATGGTGGCAGCTGTTGCCTCCGCGGCCGCAG GACAGCAGGTACCAGGCTTCCCAACAGCTCCAACCCGGGTGGTGATTGCCCGGCCCACTCCTCCACAGGCTCGGCCTTCTCATCCTGGAGGGCCCCCAGTCTCTGGGACACTG GGCGCCGGGCTGGGTACCAATGCTTCGTTGGCCCAGATGGTGAGCGGCCTTGTGGGGCAGCTTCTTATGCAGCCAGTCCTTGTGG CTCAGGGGACTCCAGGAATGGCTCCACCACCAGCCCCTGCCACTGCTTCTGCCAGTGCTGGCACCACCAACACAGCTACCACAGCTGGCCCCGCCCCTGGGGGGCCTGCCCAGCCTCCACCCACCCCTCAACCCTCCACGGCTGATCTTCAGTTCTCTCAGCTTCTGGGGAACCTGCTAGGGCCTGCCGGACCAGGGGCTGGAGGGCCTGGTGTGGCTTCTCCCACTATCACTGTGGCGATGCCTGGTGTCCCTGCCTTTCTCCAGGGCATGACTGACTTCTTGCAG GCAACACAGACAGCCCCtccaccacccccacctcctccacccccacaACCTGCCCCAGAGCAGCAGACCATGCCCCCACCAAGCTCCCCTTCTGGTGGGCCAGGGAGTCCTGGAGGCCTGGGTCTTGAGAGCCTATCACCGGAGTTTTTTACCTCAGTGGTGCAGGGTGTGCTGAGCTCCCTGCTGGGCTCCTTGGGGGCTCGGGCTGGCAGCAGTGAAAGTATTGCTGCCTTCATACAACGCCTCAGTGGATCCAGCAACATCTTTGAGCCTGGAGCTGATGGGGCCCTTG GATTCTTTGGGGCCCTGCTCTCTCTTCTGTGCCAGAACTTCTCTATGGTGGACGTAGTGATGCTTCTCCATGGGCATTTTCAGCCACTACAACGGCTGCAACCCCAGCTGCGATCCTTCTTCCACCAACACTACCTGGGTGGTCAGGAGCCCACCCCCAGTAACATCCGG ATGGCAACCCACACATTAATCACGGGGCTAGAAGAGTATGTGCGGGAGAGTTTT TCCTTGGTGCAGGTTCAGCCAGGTGTGGACATCATCCGGACAAACCTGGAATTTCTCCAAGAGCAGTTTAATAGCATTGCTGCTCATGTGCTGCATTGCACAG ATAGTGGATTTGGGGCCCGGTTGCTGGAGTTGTGTAACCAAGGCCTGTTTGAATGCCTGGCCCTGAACCTGCATTGCTTGGGGGGACAGCAGATGGAGCTTGCTGCTGTTATCAATGGCCGAATT CGTCGTATGTCTCGCGGGGTGAATCCCTCCTTGGTGAGCTGGCTGACCACTATGATGGGACTGAGGCTTCAGGTGGTACTGGAGCACATGCCCGTAGGTCCTGATGCCATTCTCAGATACGTTCGCAGGGTTGGTGATCCCCCCCAG CCTCTTCCTGAGGAGCCAATGGAAGTTCAGGGAGCAGAAAGAGCTTCCCCTGAGCCTCAG CGGGAGAAtgcttccccagcccctggaacAACAGCAGAAGAGGCCATGTCCCGAGGTCCACCTCCTGCTCCTGAGGGGGGCTCCCGGGATGAACAGGATGGAGCTTCAGCTGAGACAGAACCTTGGGCAGCTGCAGTCCCCCCA GAATGGGTCCCTATTATCCAGCAGGACATTCAGAGCCAGCGGAAGGTGAAACCGCAGCCCCCTCTGAGTGATGCCTACCTCAGTGGTATGCCTGCCAAGAGACGCAAG cTCCGGTCCGATATACAAAAACGACTGCAGGAAGACCCCAACTACAGTCCCCAGCGCTTCCCCAATGCCCACCGGGCCTTTGCTGATGATCCTTAG